A genomic region of Papaver somniferum cultivar HN1 chromosome 7, ASM357369v1, whole genome shotgun sequence contains the following coding sequences:
- the LOC113298663 gene encoding lactoylglutathione lyase isoform X1: protein MASSLITSSFSRLSLFQYPTKNPLFSTPCNINHKIKNLNRFRSVCSSMASGPKESPSNNPGLHSTPDEATKGYFMQQTMFRIKDPKISLDFYSRVLGMSLLKRLDFPEMKFSLYFMGYEKVETAPTDPSQRTVWTFGQKATIELTHNWGTESDPEFKGYHNGNSDPRGFGHIGITVDDTYKACERFESLGVEFVKKPDDGKMEGIAFIKDPDGYWIEIFDLKSIGNVATAAA from the exons ATGGCTTCATCTTTAATCACATCATCTTTCTCCCGCCTTTCGCTCTTCCAGTATCCCACCAAAAACCCATTATTTTCGACCCCTTGTAACATTAACCATAAAATAAAG AATTTGAATAGGTTTCGATCAGTTTGCTCGTCAATGGCGTCTGGGCCGAAAGAATCTCCTTCAAACAATCCGGGTCTTCATTCAACTCCAGATGAAGCTACTAAAGGATACTTTATGCAACAAACT ATGTTTAGAATTAAAGATCCCAAAATCAGCCTTGATTTCTACTCACGTGTGTTGGGAATGTC gTTACTCAAAAGATTGGATTTTCCTGAAATGAAGTTTAGCTTGTACTTTATGGGATATGAG AAAGTAGAGACGGCTCCAACTGATCCCTCGCAACGAACAGTGTGGACATTCGGTCAGAAGGCTACTATTGAGCTTACACA TAATTGGGGTACTGAAAGTGATCCAGAGTTTAAAGGATACCACAATGGGAATTCTGATCCTCGTGGCTTTG GCCATATAGGTATCACTGTTGATGACACATACAAGGCATGCGAGAGATTTGAGAGTCTTGGAGTGGAGTTTGTGAAAAAACCCGATGACG GAAAAATGGAAGGGATTGCATTCATTAAGGATCCTGATGGCTACTGGATTGAGATCTTTGACCTTAAAAGCATTGGCAATGTAGCCACTGCTGCTGCCTGA
- the LOC113298663 gene encoding lactoylglutathione lyase isoform X2, translated as MASGPKESPSNNPGLHSTPDEATKGYFMQQTMFRIKDPKISLDFYSRVLGMSLLKRLDFPEMKFSLYFMGYEKVETAPTDPSQRTVWTFGQKATIELTHNWGTESDPEFKGYHNGNSDPRGFGHIGITVDDTYKACERFESLGVEFVKKPDDGKMEGIAFIKDPDGYWIEIFDLKSIGNVATAAA; from the exons ATGGCGTCTGGGCCGAAAGAATCTCCTTCAAACAATCCGGGTCTTCATTCAACTCCAGATGAAGCTACTAAAGGATACTTTATGCAACAAACT ATGTTTAGAATTAAAGATCCCAAAATCAGCCTTGATTTCTACTCACGTGTGTTGGGAATGTC gTTACTCAAAAGATTGGATTTTCCTGAAATGAAGTTTAGCTTGTACTTTATGGGATATGAG AAAGTAGAGACGGCTCCAACTGATCCCTCGCAACGAACAGTGTGGACATTCGGTCAGAAGGCTACTATTGAGCTTACACA TAATTGGGGTACTGAAAGTGATCCAGAGTTTAAAGGATACCACAATGGGAATTCTGATCCTCGTGGCTTTG GCCATATAGGTATCACTGTTGATGACACATACAAGGCATGCGAGAGATTTGAGAGTCTTGGAGTGGAGTTTGTGAAAAAACCCGATGACG GAAAAATGGAAGGGATTGCATTCATTAAGGATCCTGATGGCTACTGGATTGAGATCTTTGACCTTAAAAGCATTGGCAATGTAGCCACTGCTGCTGCCTGA